AAGACGCCCCGACGCATTTCGTGAGCAACGACTTCACGTTGGCGACCTTCTCCGAATTGCGCTGAAGTTCGACCGGCGGTCCCTTATCTTGATGGGATGGCCAAGGAATCGTCGCCCCTCCGCGTCGTGCAAGCTGCGATTCAGTCGCGGAGCTTCGCGCCTGTGTACTACTTGCACGGCGACGACGATTACCTGAAGGATGCCGCCGTGCGCGACCTGCTCGACGCGTCGATCGACCCGAGCACACGCGACTTCAACTGCGAAATCCGTCGCGCCAGCGAGCTCGATGCCGAAGCGGTGAGCAGCCTGCTTTCGACGCCGCCGATGCTCGCCGAGAAACGCGCCGTGGTCTTCCGCGATGTGACGGCGCTCAAGAAAGCCGCGCGACAGCAGCTCGACAAATATCTGAAGCGACCCGCCGGCGACACGTTGCTGTTGCTGGTGAGTCCGGCCGGTACGAAGGCCGATACGGCGCTCGCGGCGGCGTCGGAGTCGCTCGAGTTTGCGCCGCTCACGCCAGAGCGCGTGCGCCGGTGGATCACGCACCATGCGACCACCGCGCTGGCGGTCCACATTGCCGACGATGCCGCACAGCTGCTGCAGCAGGCGGTGGGCAACGATCTCCATCAACTCGCGTCGGAGCTCGACAAGTGCGCCAGTTACGCACTCGGGGCGCGAGAGCTACCGACGGGTGACGCCGACGTTCGTGCGACCATCGATATCGACATCGTCTCGGCCGTGGTCGGCATCCGTCGCGGCGAAACGGTGACGGATCTGCTCGACGCCGTCGCCCGACAGGATGCCGCGGCCGCGGTGACGCTGGTGGCGCACGTGCTGGGGCAGCCGAAAGTCACAGCGGTGCAAGTCGTGATGATGCTGAGCACGCAGGCGTTCGCACTGGCTTATGGTCGGGCGCGACGCGATGCGGGCATTCCGACCAACCGGTTGCCGCAGGAGTTCTTCGCGTTCCTCAAGGAGACCGGCGGATATCCTGGTCGGCCATGGGGGGAAGCGGCATCGGCCTGGACGAAGGTGACGGAGCAATGGAGTGCGGTATCGTGCGAGAAGGCGCTCGAGCTGTTGCTGGAAGCCGATATGGCGCTCAAGGACACGACGGTCTCGAACGCGGAGCAGATCCTGATGTCACTCGTGCTGAGTCTCTGTGCCATGCGTCGCCGGAAGGCCGCATGATGCGCGGTATGATGCGCCGCACCCTGATGTTGGCGGCGGTCGGTTGCGCTGCGCTGCTGTCGATCGCGCCGACGGCGTCGGCGCAGGTCACGCCGGCGGTCGAGCGCACGACGGCGCGGGCCCGCGCGATGCTTGATGGTGGCGAGGGCACCGCGGCGCGCACGCTGCTGGATTCGCTGGTGGGTGCGGTGCCGGTGGGGACGCTCGATCTGGCCGAAGCGCTCTACTGGCGCGCGGTGCTCGCTGAGCGAGTCGGCGAAGCGGAGCGCGACTGGAAACGCCTGGTGATCGACGTGCCGCTGTCACCGCGCGCTCCCGATGCGTTGGTGCGGCTGGGCGAACTCGACATGCTGCGCGGCCATCCGGCCGATGCGCGCGTGTATTTCACGCGCCTGCTGCGCGATTTCCCCAGCGGCGCGTATCGCGCGAAGGGACTGCTGTGGCTGACGCGCAGCTACTTCGAGGAGCGCAACATGGCCGACGGCTGCGGCGCGCTCGATTCGCTGCGCGGCGAACAGATCCCCGATGGTGAACTGCGATTGCAGTCGGACGAACTGCAGCGCCGGTGCATCGGCGGCCGGCTGAACATCCCAGCATCGTCGGCACCGGCCGCATCGAAATCGGCCGAGAAGGCGGTGCAAAAGCCGACGGAAAGGCCACCCGAAGCGCCGGCTGAGAAGCCGGCCGCCGGCGCCGGTCGCTACTCCGTGCAGTTGGCGGCCTACGATACGCGCGCCGAAGCGAGCGACGCCGTGAAGCGATTCGCGAAGCGGGATATCGACGCGCGTATCGACGGCGAGCAGAAGCCGTTCCGCGTACGCACGGGGTATTACGTCATGCGCGCCGACGCGATCAATGCGCTGAACAAGCTGAAGAAGCTCGGGTTTGACGGCTTCGTCGCGGAGCGCGCGCCGTGAGTGGTGCGGCCACGCCGTTGATGCAACAGTATCGGGAGATCAAGTCGCGCCATCAGGATGCGATTCTGTTTTTCCGCATGGGCGACTTCTATGAGATGTTCTACGACGACGCCGAGACGGCGTCGCGGGCGATCGGTCTCACGCTGACGTCGCGCAACAACGGTGGCGCTGCGGAGGTGCCGCTGGCAGGCATCCCGGTGAAGGCCGCCGCCGAGTATCTGCGTCGCTTGGTGGGACAGGGCTTCCGCGTCGCGATCTGTGAGCAGGTGGAAGATCCGAAGCTCGCAAAGGGCCTCGTGAAGCGCGAAGTGGTGGAGACGATCACGCCGGGTGCCGTATTCGCCGACGATCTGTTGGACGGCGCGCGAGCGAACTACGTGTGTGCGATCGCCACCGGTCGCGACACATCGCGTGATGG
This region of Gemmatimonas groenlandica genomic DNA includes:
- the holA gene encoding DNA polymerase III subunit delta, coding for MAKESSPLRVVQAAIQSRSFAPVYYLHGDDDYLKDAAVRDLLDASIDPSTRDFNCEIRRASELDAEAVSSLLSTPPMLAEKRAVVFRDVTALKKAARQQLDKYLKRPAGDTLLLLVSPAGTKADTALAAASESLEFAPLTPERVRRWITHHATTALAVHIADDAAQLLQQAVGNDLHQLASELDKCASYALGARELPTGDADVRATIDIDIVSAVVGIRRGETVTDLLDAVARQDAAAAVTLVAHVLGQPKVTAVQVVMMLSTQAFALAYGRARRDAGIPTNRLPQEFFAFLKETGGYPGRPWGEAASAWTKVTEQWSAVSCEKALELLLEADMALKDTTVSNAEQILMSLVLSLCAMRRRKAA
- a CDS encoding SPOR domain-containing protein, with the protein product MMRGMMRRTLMLAAVGCAALLSIAPTASAQVTPAVERTTARARAMLDGGEGTAARTLLDSLVGAVPVGTLDLAEALYWRAVLAERVGEAERDWKRLVIDVPLSPRAPDALVRLGELDMLRGHPADARVYFTRLLRDFPSGAYRAKGLLWLTRSYFEERNMADGCGALDSLRGEQIPDGELRLQSDELQRRCIGGRLNIPASSAPAASKSAEKAVQKPTERPPEAPAEKPAAGAGRYSVQLAAYDTRAEASDAVKRFAKRDIDARIDGEQKPFRVRTGYYVMRADAINALNKLKKLGFDGFVAERAP